In Oncorhynchus keta strain PuntledgeMale-10-30-2019 unplaced genomic scaffold, Oket_V2 Un_contig_540_pilon_pilon, whole genome shotgun sequence, the following proteins share a genomic window:
- the ccn4b gene encoding cellular communication network factor 4b, with protein MRWLLPWILIVASTHQVFSQHPTATPPLTATIELYNRTAYCKWPCKCAKSAPLCPPGVSVLMDGCDCCKACSKQVGETCNEADVCDYHKGLYCDYSVDKPRYEKGVCAYMVGTGCEYDRVIYRNGQSFQPSCKYRCLCVNGAIGCVPLCTDSQPPRVWCQTPRRFKLPGRCCEQWICDEPRKTRKADPRHAEIVRASHNEVWHKNCITQTTSWSPCSKTCGRGLSLRISNANDQCELIKESRLCNIRPCDVDITKHIKPGKKCLNIYREEQRQNFTISGCNSKKPYRPKYCGVCVATDDRCCIPYKSKTIEVEFQCPNGDTLTWQVMWINACFCNLSCRNPNDIFSELEHYYDHNEVIN; from the exons ATGAGGTGGCTTCTGCCGTGGATTCTAATAGTAGCCAGCACTCATCAG GTCTTTTCCCAACATCCCACAGCCACGCCTCCCTTGACGGCGACCATAGAGCTGTATAACCGTACAGCGTACTGCAAATGGCCGTGCAAGTGTGCCAAGAGCGCCCCCCTGTGTCCGCCAGGGGTCAGTGTGCTGATGGACGGCTGTGACTGCTGTAAGGCCTGTTCCAAGCAGGTGGGGGAGACCTGCAACGAGGCGGATGTCTGTGACTACCATAAGGGACTGTACTGTGACTACAGCGTGGACAAGCCGAGGTACGAAAAAGGAGTATGTGCCT ACATGGTGGGCACAGGCTGCGAGTACGACAGAGTGATCTACCGCAACGGTCAGAGCTTCCAACCCAGCTGTAAGTACCGCTGTCTGTGTGTAAACGGCGCCATCGGTTGTGTGCCGCTCTGCACGGACTCCCAACCGCCCCGGGTGTGGTGCCAGACGCCCAGGCGGTTCAAACTGCCGGGCCGATGCTGTGAGCAGTGGATCTGTGACGAGCCCAGGAAGACGCGCAAGGCAGACCCCAGGCATGCAGAGATAG TGCGTGCCAGCCACAATGAGGTCTGGCATAAGAACTGCATTACCCAGACAACCTCCTGGTCCCCGTGTTCCAAGACCTGTGGACGTGGCCTGTCCCTGAGGATCTCCAACGCCAACGACCAGTGTGAGTTGATCAAGGAGTCGCGCCTCTGCAACATCCGGCCCTGTGACGTGGACATCACCAAGCACATCAAG CCAGGGAAGAAGTGTCTGAACATTTACAGGGAGGAGCAGAGGCAGAACTTCACAATCTCAGGCTGCAACAGCAAGAAGCCCTACCGTCCAAAATACTGTGGTGTCTGCGTGGCCACAGACGATCGCTGCTGCATCCCTTACAAGTCCAAGACTATCGAGGTGGAGTTCCAGTGTCCCAACGGAGACACTCTGACATGGCAGGTGATGTGGATCAACGCCTGCTTCTGTAACCTCAGCTGCAGGAACCCCAACGACATCTTCTCTGAGCTGGAGCACTACTACGACCACAATGAGGTCATCAACTGA